One genomic region from Ornithinicoccus hortensis encodes:
- a CDS encoding GAF domain-containing sensor histidine kinase — translation MDATTAEDDRVPAPGSDTAHRLGTLLTAVHDLGAGTDLDAVLHRIVVLACEASGARYGALGVIDEREPDRLARFITHGLTEQERAEIGDFPRGRGLLGRLIHDPRPVRLDDLTQAPDSSGFPPGHPPMRTFLGMPVRVGERVYGNLYLTEKADGQPFTVEDEQLVEGLSLVAGSVIDSLQERSVNAVQRQVMEGIWDVLRELLSEVDIEVLLPTVTAHLLDLTAAGAVAVVAVDETGRQQVLAASGADAAASLAARREALEHCLATGEQVDLTDPATPPAPDAAPRGDRTTVLPVHPRSGQVVALVVSGWRPPAGMGEAQGQDLLRAFSLQVTLVLDQVDRENDQRLLALLEDRDRIARDLHDLVIQRLFATGLQLQGASRLAVRPEVLERLQSAVTELDATIRDIRATIFELQHRPGQSSLRADLRSLITSYASTLGFTPVGQFEGPVDSALDDDLQIHLLAVLREALSNVARHAGASSTTVRVTVADDVVTCRISDDGVGVPDHIKESGLRNIRSRARARGGEVEIRNRDPHGTEVSWRVPLTPPG, via the coding sequence GTGGACGCCACCACCGCAGAGGACGACCGGGTGCCCGCCCCCGGCTCCGACACCGCGCACCGCCTGGGCACGCTGCTGACCGCCGTGCACGACCTGGGCGCCGGCACGGACCTGGACGCCGTGCTGCACCGGATCGTCGTGCTGGCCTGCGAGGCCTCCGGGGCCCGCTACGGCGCCCTCGGCGTGATCGACGAGCGGGAGCCGGACCGGTTGGCACGGTTCATCACGCACGGCCTCACCGAGCAGGAACGGGCGGAGATCGGCGACTTCCCGCGCGGCCGCGGTCTGCTCGGGCGGCTGATCCACGACCCGCGCCCGGTGCGCCTGGACGACCTGACCCAGGCACCGGACTCCTCCGGTTTCCCGCCCGGCCACCCCCCGATGCGGACCTTCCTGGGGATGCCGGTGCGGGTGGGCGAGCGGGTCTACGGCAACCTCTACCTGACCGAGAAGGCCGACGGCCAGCCGTTCACCGTCGAGGACGAGCAACTGGTCGAGGGGCTCTCCCTCGTCGCGGGCTCGGTCATCGACTCGCTGCAGGAGCGCTCCGTCAACGCCGTCCAACGGCAGGTGATGGAGGGCATCTGGGACGTGCTGCGGGAGCTGCTCAGCGAGGTCGACATCGAGGTCCTGCTGCCCACCGTGACCGCCCACCTGCTCGACCTCACGGCAGCGGGCGCGGTCGCGGTCGTGGCCGTCGACGAGACCGGCCGGCAACAGGTGCTGGCTGCCTCGGGCGCGGATGCCGCCGCGTCCCTCGCCGCGCGGCGGGAGGCGCTCGAGCACTGCCTGGCGACGGGCGAACAGGTGGACCTGACCGACCCGGCGACGCCGCCAGCGCCGGACGCCGCCCCGCGGGGCGACCGCACGACCGTCCTCCCGGTCCACCCGCGTTCCGGGCAGGTCGTGGCCCTGGTGGTGAGTGGCTGGCGCCCGCCGGCCGGGATGGGCGAGGCCCAGGGGCAGGACCTGTTGCGGGCCTTCTCGCTGCAGGTCACCCTGGTGCTGGACCAGGTGGACCGGGAGAACGACCAACGGCTCCTGGCGCTCCTGGAGGACCGTGACCGGATCGCCCGGGACCTGCACGACCTGGTGATCCAGCGGTTGTTCGCCACCGGCCTGCAACTGCAGGGGGCCAGCCGGCTGGCCGTGCGTCCGGAGGTGCTGGAGCGTCTCCAGTCGGCGGTGACCGAGCTGGACGCCACGATCCGTGACATCCGGGCGACGATCTTCGAGCTGCAGCACCGTCCCGGGCAGAGCTCGCTGCGGGCCGACCTGCGCAGCCTGATCACCAGCTACGCCTCCACCCTCGGCTTCACCCCGGTCGGGCAGTTCGAGGGCCCGGTCGACAGCGCGCTGGACGACGACCTGCAGATCCACCTGCTCGCGGTGCTGCGGGAGGCGCTGTCCAACGTGGCCCGGCACGCCGGGGCGTCCTCGACGACCGTGCGGGTGACCGTCGCCGACGACGTGGTGACCTGCCGGATCAGCGACGACGGGGTGGGCGTCCCGGACCACATCAAGGAGAGCGGGCTGCGCAACATCCGCAGCCGGGCCCGGGCCCGCGGCGGAGAGGTGGAGATCAGGAATCGGGACCCGCACGGCACCGAGGTGTCGTGGCGGGTCCCGTTGACCCCACCGGGCTAG
- a CDS encoding CDP-alcohol phosphatidyltransferase family protein, which translates to MAQGGSSPTPPSATPEGADRDGWAGTVRTTERLDTVANGVTLVRTVVSVVLAVFALVEASVPLLIVAYAVYWVGDMADGWSARALDQETRLGAVFDIISDRACTILCAAAFIRIEPEVAVPIAVFLVQFAVLDTMLTLGFLYWPVKGPNDMHQVDRTIYRWNWSPPAKAVNTSVVVLLCLVGWPVPATVVAAAVGVLKVWSLVRMRGLSTGTITPN; encoded by the coding sequence ATGGCGCAGGGCGGGTCCTCGCCGACGCCGCCGTCGGCGACCCCCGAGGGGGCCGACCGCGACGGGTGGGCCGGGACGGTCCGCACCACTGAGCGCCTCGACACGGTCGCCAACGGGGTGACGCTGGTCCGCACCGTGGTGTCCGTCGTGCTCGCCGTCTTCGCCCTCGTCGAGGCGTCCGTCCCCCTGCTCATCGTGGCGTATGCCGTCTACTGGGTCGGCGACATGGCCGACGGCTGGTCGGCCCGGGCCCTGGACCAGGAGACCCGGCTCGGTGCCGTCTTCGACATCATCAGCGACCGGGCCTGCACCATCCTGTGCGCGGCGGCGTTCATCCGGATCGAGCCCGAGGTCGCCGTCCCGATCGCGGTCTTCCTGGTGCAGTTCGCGGTCCTGGACACGATGCTCACGCTCGGCTTCCTCTACTGGCCGGTGAAGGGCCCGAACGACATGCACCAGGTCGACCGGACGATCTACCGGTGGAACTGGTCGCCGCCGGCGAAGGCGGTCAACACCTCCGTCGTGGTGCTGCTGTGCCTGGTCGGCTGGCCGGTCCCGGCAACCGTGGTGGCCGCGGCGGTCGGTGTGCTGAAGGTCTGGTCCCTGGTCCGCATGCGCGGGCTGTCCACCGGCACGATCACCCCGAACTGA
- a CDS encoding NADH-quinone oxidoreductase subunit M, which yields MTDFPWMTTLLLVPAVGALVVALLPKGFGRVREVALAFSLVTLALTAVAASNFDIGTAGQLQLQETYSWIPQFGVSFALGMDGIALTMIVLSVILVPICLVAAWDDVPNEGRRQHGYFAWMLLLEAFMVGVFAATDVFLFYVFFEAMLVPVYFLIGRYGGKQRAAAATSFLLYSLLGGLVMLVAVIALYLQGPGGSDGFLLERLTGLEIGGTTEILLFLGFFLAFAIKAPMWPLHTWLPKAASEARPATSVMLVAVLDKVGTFGMIRFCLQLFPEASEWATPVVMVLAVISILFGALLAIGQTDMMRLIAYTSISHFGFIVLGIFAMTTVSQTGSTLYMVNHGFTTAALFLIAGMLIVRNGGSRHIPSYGGWQKVTPLIAGTLLVAGLSGLALPGLNAFVSEFMVIVGTFQRYPAFAVVGASAVILAALYILLWYKKLATGPAPELSAPVTDMSVREKVVVVPLIAAFLVLGFYPKPVIDALEPAVTTTLQTVGITDPAPTADLEGSDR from the coding sequence ATGACCGACTTTCCGTGGATGACCACCCTGCTGCTGGTTCCGGCCGTCGGCGCTCTCGTGGTCGCCCTGCTCCCCAAGGGGTTCGGCCGGGTCCGTGAGGTCGCCCTGGCGTTCTCGCTGGTGACCCTGGCGCTGACCGCCGTCGCCGCCAGCAACTTCGACATCGGCACCGCCGGGCAGCTGCAGCTGCAGGAGACCTACTCCTGGATCCCCCAGTTCGGCGTCAGTTTCGCCCTGGGCATGGACGGCATCGCGCTGACCATGATCGTGCTCTCGGTGATCCTGGTCCCGATCTGCCTGGTCGCGGCCTGGGACGACGTGCCCAACGAGGGGCGCCGCCAGCACGGCTACTTCGCCTGGATGCTGCTGCTCGAGGCGTTCATGGTCGGCGTCTTCGCCGCCACCGACGTCTTCCTGTTCTACGTCTTCTTCGAGGCGATGCTGGTCCCGGTCTACTTCCTGATCGGCCGCTACGGCGGCAAGCAGCGGGCCGCGGCAGCCACCAGCTTCCTGCTCTACTCGCTACTCGGTGGCCTGGTCATGCTGGTCGCCGTCATCGCGCTGTACCTGCAGGGCCCCGGCGGCAGCGACGGATTCCTCCTGGAGCGGCTGACCGGCCTCGAGATCGGCGGCACCACCGAGATCCTGCTGTTCCTCGGCTTCTTCCTCGCCTTCGCGATCAAGGCGCCGATGTGGCCGCTGCACACCTGGCTGCCCAAGGCCGCCAGCGAGGCGCGTCCGGCCACCTCGGTGATGCTGGTCGCGGTGCTGGACAAGGTCGGCACGTTCGGGATGATCCGGTTCTGCCTGCAGCTCTTCCCGGAGGCCAGCGAGTGGGCCACCCCGGTGGTGATGGTGCTGGCCGTCATCTCGATCCTGTTCGGGGCGCTGCTGGCGATCGGCCAGACCGACATGATGCGACTGATCGCCTACACCTCGATCAGCCACTTCGGCTTCATCGTGCTCGGCATCTTCGCCATGACGACGGTGAGCCAGACCGGGTCGACCCTCTACATGGTCAACCACGGGTTCACCACCGCGGCGCTGTTCCTGATCGCCGGCATGCTCATCGTGCGCAACGGCGGCAGCCGGCACATCCCGTCCTACGGCGGGTGGCAGAAGGTCACCCCGCTGATCGCCGGCACGCTGCTCGTGGCGGGCCTGTCCGGCCTGGCGCTGCCCGGCCTGAACGCCTTCGTGTCCGAGTTCATGGTGATCGTGGGCACCTTCCAGCGGTACCCGGCGTTCGCCGTCGTCGGCGCCTCGGCGGTCATCCTGGCGGCCCTCTACATCCTGCTCTGGTACAAGAAGCTCGCGACCGGGCCAGCCCCGGAGCTGTCCGCCCCGGTGACGGACATGTCCGTGCGGGAGAAGGTGGTCGTCGTTCCGCTGATCGCCGCGTTCCTGGTCCTCGGGTTCTACCCCAAGCCCGTCATCGACGCGCTGGAGCCCGCCGTGACCACCACCTTGCAGACGGTCGGGATCACCGACCCTGCGCCGACCGCCGACCTCGAGGGGAGTGATCGCTGA
- a CDS encoding response regulator, whose protein sequence is MDPASTPIKVFLLDDHELVRRGLHDLLSSEPDIEIVGESGSAQEATRRIPALRPDVAVLDGRLPDGSGVEVCRDIRAVDPTIKALILTSYDDDEALFSAIMAGASGYVLKQINGTELVDGIRKVAAGMSLLDPALTARVMDRLRHGDPQQAALSKLTEQERRILALIAEGMTNRQIGAQLFLAEKTVKNYVSSLLAKLGLERRTQAAVLGAKLFDK, encoded by the coding sequence ATGGATCCCGCCAGCACCCCGATCAAGGTCTTCCTCCTGGACGACCACGAACTCGTCCGGCGGGGCCTGCACGACCTCCTGTCCAGCGAGCCCGACATCGAGATCGTCGGGGAGTCGGGGTCGGCCCAGGAGGCCACCCGGCGGATCCCGGCGCTGCGCCCGGACGTGGCGGTGCTGGACGGCCGGCTGCCGGACGGCTCGGGGGTGGAGGTATGCCGTGACATCCGGGCCGTCGACCCGACCATCAAGGCGCTGATCCTGACCTCCTACGACGACGACGAGGCGTTGTTCTCGGCGATCATGGCCGGGGCCTCCGGCTACGTGCTTAAGCAGATCAACGGCACGGAGTTGGTGGACGGGATCCGCAAGGTGGCCGCCGGGATGTCCCTGCTGGACCCGGCGCTCACCGCGCGGGTGATGGACCGGCTGCGGCACGGGGACCCGCAGCAGGCGGCCCTGAGCAAGCTCACCGAGCAGGAACGCCGGATCCTGGCGCTGATCGCCGAGGGGATGACGAACCGGCAGATCGGCGCCCAGCTCTTCCTGGCCGAGAAGACGGTGAAGAACTACGTCTCCAGCCTGTTGGCCAAGCTCGGGCTGGAACGCCGCACCCAGGCGGCCGTGCTGGGCGCCAAGCTGTTCGACAAGTAG
- the nuoL gene encoding NADH-quinone oxidoreductase subunit L, with amino-acid sequence MLETSAILPLADPSAVRAVEATGTAGLAWLLVALPLVGAGLLLVGGRATDKFGPMLATLLSWGSFVVGALIVVQLLGEPEGERSLSLQLWDWVSAGDLSVHVGFLLDPLSLAFVLLITFVGSLIHVYSLGYMAHDPHKRRFFAYLNLFVAAMLVLVLADSYLVLFVGWEGVGLASYLLIGFWYQNPEYATAGNKAFVVNRVGDFALLIGMAVMLSTFGSLDYAGVHGNAAGASETTLTILGLLLLVGACGKSAQFPLQSWLGDAMAGPTPVSALIHAATMVTAGVYLIARSQAIFDLTPDAQLAVAIVGTITLVFGAIVGCAKDDIKKALAASTMSQIGYMMLAVGLGPIGYVFAIFHLITHGFFKAGMFLGAGSVMHSMNNGVDMRRFGDLSTKMKITWLTFGAGWLAIIGFPFLSGWWSKDLIIESAFVGEGLRPWIFGGAAMLAAGLTAFYMSRLFLMTFHGDARWEDDVHPHESPLTMTVPMIILSVGSVALGAALWPTGIFNDWLEPVFGHVEHHEPVIPVLAIQVLVFVLMAAGVALAWWNYVRQDVPQVAPAGSFLTRAARRDLFQDDVNEIFLRHPGDQLVKGMVAADDDVVDGGLVGGVTGGLSGLSGVLRRTQNGFVRSYAMTMLAGVVAILGVVWVMQ; translated from the coding sequence TTGCTTGAGACGAGCGCGATCCTGCCGCTCGCTGATCCCAGTGCCGTCCGGGCGGTCGAGGCCACCGGCACGGCCGGCCTGGCCTGGCTGCTGGTCGCCCTGCCGTTGGTGGGTGCCGGACTGCTGCTGGTCGGCGGACGGGCCACCGACAAGTTCGGCCCGATGCTGGCCACCCTGCTGTCCTGGGGCAGCTTCGTGGTCGGCGCCCTGATCGTGGTCCAGCTGCTCGGCGAGCCCGAGGGCGAGCGGTCGCTGTCCCTCCAGCTGTGGGACTGGGTGAGCGCCGGTGACCTGTCGGTCCACGTCGGGTTCCTGCTGGACCCGCTGTCGCTGGCCTTCGTCCTGCTGATCACCTTCGTCGGGTCCCTGATCCACGTGTACTCGCTGGGCTACATGGCCCACGACCCGCACAAGCGCCGGTTCTTCGCCTACCTGAACCTCTTCGTGGCGGCGATGCTCGTCCTGGTGCTGGCGGACTCCTACCTGGTGCTCTTCGTCGGCTGGGAGGGTGTCGGTCTGGCCTCCTACCTGCTGATCGGCTTCTGGTACCAGAACCCCGAGTACGCCACCGCCGGCAACAAGGCCTTCGTGGTCAACCGGGTCGGTGACTTCGCGCTGCTCATCGGGATGGCGGTGATGCTGTCCACCTTCGGCTCGCTGGACTACGCCGGGGTGCACGGCAACGCCGCGGGGGCCAGCGAGACGACCCTGACTATCCTGGGGCTGCTGCTCCTGGTCGGTGCCTGCGGCAAGTCGGCCCAGTTCCCGCTGCAGAGCTGGCTGGGCGACGCGATGGCCGGTCCGACCCCCGTGTCCGCGCTGATCCACGCCGCGACCATGGTGACCGCCGGCGTCTACCTGATCGCCCGCAGCCAGGCGATCTTCGACCTCACGCCCGACGCCCAGTTGGCGGTGGCCATCGTCGGCACGATCACGCTGGTCTTCGGTGCCATCGTCGGCTGTGCCAAGGACGACATCAAGAAGGCGCTGGCGGCCTCCACGATGAGCCAGATCGGCTACATGATGCTCGCCGTCGGGCTGGGCCCGATCGGCTACGTCTTCGCGATCTTCCACCTGATCACCCACGGCTTCTTCAAGGCCGGGATGTTCCTCGGGGCCGGCTCGGTGATGCACTCCATGAACAACGGGGTCGACATGCGCCGGTTCGGTGACCTGTCCACGAAGATGAAGATCACCTGGCTGACCTTCGGCGCCGGCTGGCTGGCCATCATCGGCTTCCCGTTCCTGTCCGGCTGGTGGTCCAAGGACCTCATCATCGAGTCGGCCTTCGTCGGCGAGGGACTGCGCCCGTGGATCTTCGGGGGCGCCGCGATGCTGGCGGCCGGCCTGACCGCCTTCTACATGTCCCGGCTGTTCCTGATGACCTTCCACGGCGACGCGCGGTGGGAGGACGACGTTCACCCGCACGAGTCGCCGCTGACCATGACGGTGCCGATGATCATCCTGTCGGTGGGCTCGGTCGCCCTCGGCGCGGCCCTGTGGCCCACCGGGATCTTCAACGACTGGCTGGAGCCCGTCTTCGGTCACGTCGAACACCACGAGCCGGTGATCCCGGTCCTGGCGATCCAGGTCCTGGTGTTCGTGCTGATGGCGGCCGGTGTGGCGCTCGCCTGGTGGAACTACGTCCGGCAGGACGTCCCGCAGGTGGCTCCCGCGGGCTCCTTCCTCACCCGCGCCGCGCGGCGTGACCTGTTCCAGGACGACGTCAACGAGATCTTCCTGCGGCATCCCGGTGACCAGCTGGTCAAGGGGATGGTCGCGGCCGACGACGACGTCGTGGACGGCGGCCTGGTCGGCGGGGTCACCGGCGGCCTGTCCGGCCTCTCAGGAGTCCTGCGCCGCACCCAGAACGGGTTCGTCCGCAGTTATGCCATGACGATGCTGGCCGGCGTCGTCGCCATTCTCGGAGTCGTGTGGGTGATGCAGTGA
- a CDS encoding HAD family hydrolase — protein MQSDHPAPDPLTTLRGMAADAEVFVFDLDGVVRDFDLATTREVTARIGLTSEEFFTIAFHESRLGAVIVGDITFAQWRSSICEGLVEHGIDAEDATRAVDAWLADRGTPIRPTVALIEELQGAGKRVFLFTNGTDNIPAELHQIGLGHLAGVALNSADFGVAKPDPGAYAAAHAAVERHLERPVTRSAVVFTDDRLPNVEAAERFGWRAVHFRGVLNPGLRSS, from the coding sequence GTGCAGAGCGACCACCCGGCCCCCGACCCGCTGACCACCCTGCGCGGGATGGCCGCCGACGCCGAGGTCTTCGTGTTCGACCTCGACGGTGTCGTGCGGGACTTCGACCTCGCCACGACGCGGGAGGTCACCGCCCGGATCGGGCTGACGTCGGAGGAGTTCTTCACGATCGCCTTCCACGAGAGCCGGCTCGGCGCGGTCATCGTCGGGGACATCACCTTCGCCCAGTGGCGCAGCAGCATCTGCGAGGGCCTGGTCGAGCACGGGATCGACGCCGAGGACGCGACCCGCGCCGTCGACGCGTGGCTCGCCGACCGCGGCACGCCGATCCGGCCGACGGTGGCCCTCATCGAGGAGCTGCAGGGGGCCGGCAAGCGCGTCTTCCTGTTCACCAACGGCACGGACAACATCCCCGCCGAGCTGCACCAGATCGGCCTCGGGCACCTGGCCGGGGTGGCGCTGAACAGCGCCGACTTCGGCGTCGCCAAGCCGGACCCCGGTGCGTATGCCGCGGCGCACGCCGCGGTCGAACGGCACCTGGAGCGCCCGGTCACCCGGTCCGCGGTGGTCTTCACCGACGACCGGTTGCCGAACGTGGAGGCGGCCGAGCGGTTCGGGTGGCGGGCGGTCCACTTCCGCGGCGTGCTCAACCCCGGACTGCGCTCCAGCTGA
- the nuoN gene encoding NADH-quinone oxidoreductase subunit NuoN: MFTAPEIDYLAFLPLIIVFAGGLVGCLVEGFAGRGQRYAIQLPLTVGTLVLALVALVTVSRDHTGITAAGALVTDDPALVIQGLVLALALTGVMVMGERLGGATPDAFTQAGVSIPGSQEEALATKLGATTTEIFPLTLLSVGGMMLFPAANDLMVMFIALEVLSLPLYVLCGLARRRRLLSQEASLKYFMLGSFSSAFFLFGAVLLYGYAGSMRLDVIADTVATGVGMEGLLAPGILLLSVGLLFKVGAVPFHAWTPDVYQGAPTPVTGFMAACTKVAAFGAMLRIFYVAVEGARLDWQPVLAAVAALSMVVGAVMSIQQTDIKRILAYSSIAHAGFILAGLIALEQTGASSTMFYLMAYGFMTIPAFALVTLVRTAGSEATHITQWSGLAQRSPWLAGAFAFLLLAFAGIPLTSGFTGKFAVFTAAVDGGYWWLAVVGVLASAVTAYIYFKLIMVMYFGDESVGTHVVRPSWLTTFAVVAGLAITLGLGVAPSPLLELAEGAATFLR, translated from the coding sequence ATGTTCACCGCTCCGGAGATCGACTACCTGGCGTTCCTGCCGCTGATCATCGTCTTCGCCGGCGGCCTGGTCGGTTGCCTGGTGGAGGGCTTCGCCGGCCGCGGCCAGCGCTACGCCATCCAGCTGCCGCTGACCGTGGGCACCCTGGTGCTCGCGCTGGTCGCGCTGGTCACCGTCAGCCGGGACCACACCGGCATCACCGCCGCCGGGGCCCTGGTCACCGACGACCCGGCCCTGGTCATCCAGGGGCTGGTCCTCGCCCTGGCCCTCACCGGCGTGATGGTGATGGGCGAGCGGCTCGGCGGCGCCACCCCCGACGCGTTCACCCAGGCCGGGGTCTCCATCCCCGGTTCGCAGGAGGAGGCGCTGGCGACCAAGCTCGGCGCCACCACCACCGAGATCTTCCCGCTGACCCTGCTGTCGGTGGGCGGCATGATGCTCTTCCCCGCGGCCAACGACCTGATGGTGATGTTCATCGCCCTGGAGGTCCTGTCGCTGCCGCTGTACGTCCTCTGCGGGCTGGCCCGCCGCCGCCGGCTGCTCTCGCAGGAGGCGTCCCTGAAGTACTTCATGCTCGGGTCGTTCTCCTCCGCGTTCTTCCTGTTCGGCGCCGTGCTGCTGTACGGCTACGCCGGGTCGATGCGGCTGGACGTGATCGCCGACACGGTCGCGACCGGGGTCGGGATGGAGGGGCTGCTGGCCCCCGGCATCCTGCTGCTCTCGGTCGGCCTGCTCTTCAAGGTCGGTGCCGTGCCCTTCCACGCGTGGACGCCGGACGTCTACCAGGGGGCACCCACCCCCGTCACCGGGTTCATGGCCGCGTGCACCAAGGTGGCCGCGTTCGGCGCCATGCTGCGCATCTTCTACGTGGCCGTCGAGGGCGCCCGGTTGGACTGGCAGCCCGTGCTGGCCGCCGTCGCGGCGCTGAGCATGGTGGTGGGCGCCGTCATGTCGATCCAGCAGACCGACATCAAGCGGATCCTGGCCTACTCCTCGATCGCGCACGCCGGGTTCATCCTGGCCGGCCTGATCGCCCTGGAGCAGACCGGTGCCTCGAGCACGATGTTCTACCTGATGGCCTACGGCTTCATGACGATCCCGGCCTTCGCCCTGGTTACCCTGGTGCGGACCGCAGGTTCGGAGGCCACCCACATCACCCAGTGGTCCGGCCTGGCCCAGCGCAGCCCCTGGCTCGCCGGCGCCTTCGCCTTCCTGCTGCTCGCGTTCGCCGGGATCCCGCTGACCTCCGGCTTCACCGGCAAGTTCGCGGTCTTCACCGCGGCGGTGGACGGTGGCTACTGGTGGCTCGCGGTGGTCGGTGTGCTGGCCAGCGCGGTGACCGCCTACATCTACTTCAAGCTCATCATGGTCATGTACTTCGGTGACGAGTCCGTCGGGACGCACGTGGTGCGGCCCTCCTGGCTGACCACCTTCGCGGTGGTGGCCGGCCTGGCGATCACCCTCGGCCTCGGCGTCGCGCCCTCCCCGCTCCTGGAACTGGCCGAGGGCGCGGCCACCTTCCTGCGGTGA
- the nuoK gene encoding NADH-quinone oxidoreductase subunit NuoK encodes MNLSAYIYLSMILFTIGSLVVLTRRNTIVVFMGIELMLNACNLALVTFARMHGSLDGQVYALFVMVVAAAEVVVGLAIIMSIYRARRSASVDDANLLKL; translated from the coding sequence GTGAACCTCTCGGCCTACATCTACCTGTCGATGATCCTGTTCACCATCGGTTCGCTGGTGGTGCTCACCCGGCGCAACACGATCGTGGTGTTCATGGGGATCGAGTTGATGCTCAACGCCTGCAACCTGGCGCTGGTCACCTTCGCCCGCATGCACGGCTCCCTGGACGGACAGGTCTACGCCCTGTTCGTGATGGTGGTCGCGGCCGCGGAGGTCGTGGTCGGTCTGGCGATCATCATGTCCATCTACCGTGCACGTCGCTCGGCCTCGGTCGACGACGCCAACCTGCTGAAGCTGTAA
- a CDS encoding polyprenyl synthetase family protein has protein sequence MSPVPTTHDPGPATVIPGVDPALNERILAGLETVDARLTEAVSSDEEFLAEAGGYLARAGGKRFRPLLALLCAEVAGGINARVVDAAVGVELTHLASLYHDDVMDEADLRRGVPSANRAYGNSTAILVGDLLFGTASYVVAGLGAEAVRIQAETFVRLCAGQIRDTRPPGEGEDPVDYYLGVLADKTGALIATAARYGALFAGADEETIRTLTAYGERIGVVFQLADDLLDIASDADDSGKTPGTDLREGKATLPVLLARASTDPADAELQQLLAGPIGDEADLERALTLLREHPAMEQAQRHTLEMAQGAEELLARLEDGPAVQALRAMVTGVALRST, from the coding sequence GTGAGCCCCGTCCCGACGACGCACGACCCCGGACCGGCCACCGTCATCCCCGGGGTCGACCCTGCGCTGAACGAGCGGATCCTGGCGGGCCTGGAGACCGTCGACGCCCGACTCACCGAGGCGGTGTCCTCGGACGAGGAGTTCCTGGCCGAGGCCGGGGGCTACCTGGCCCGCGCGGGAGGCAAGCGGTTCCGCCCCCTGCTGGCGCTGCTGTGCGCCGAGGTCGCCGGTGGGATCAACGCCCGCGTGGTCGACGCCGCCGTCGGCGTCGAGCTGACTCACCTGGCCTCGCTCTACCACGACGACGTGATGGACGAGGCGGACCTGCGCCGCGGGGTCCCGAGCGCGAACCGGGCCTACGGCAACTCCACCGCGATCCTGGTCGGCGACCTGCTCTTCGGCACCGCCTCGTATGTCGTCGCCGGGCTCGGCGCCGAAGCCGTCCGGATCCAGGCGGAGACCTTCGTCCGGTTGTGCGCCGGGCAGATCCGGGACACCCGTCCCCCCGGCGAGGGGGAGGACCCGGTCGACTACTACCTCGGGGTCCTGGCCGACAAGACCGGGGCGCTGATCGCCACCGCCGCCCGCTACGGCGCGCTGTTCGCCGGGGCCGACGAGGAGACCATCCGGACCCTCACGGCATACGGCGAGCGGATCGGCGTGGTCTTCCAGCTGGCCGACGACCTGCTCGACATCGCCTCGGACGCCGACGACTCGGGCAAGACCCCGGGCACCGACCTGCGGGAGGGCAAGGCCACCCTGCCGGTCCTCCTCGCCCGGGCGTCCACGGACCCCGCCGACGCCGAGCTGCAGCAGCTCCTCGCCGGCCCGATCGGCGACGAGGCGGACCTGGAGCGGGCGCTGACCCTGCTGCGGGAGCACCCCGCCATGGAGCAGGCGCAGCGGCACACCCTGGAGATGGCGCAGGGCGCCGAGGAGCTGCTGGCCCGGCTCGAGGACGGGCCGGCGGTGCAGGCGCTGAGGGCCATGGTCACCGGCGTCGCGCTGCGCTCGACCTGA